The Natronoarchaeum mannanilyticum genome includes the window TTCTGACGTCCGCGCGATCCTGTCGGCGGGCGAGGCCGAAACCGGCACCGTCTCCCGGTTCGTCGACGACGACCACGGCTACCGCTGGGTCGTCTTCGAGGACGAGGACGACTTCGAGGATCTGGTGACGAATCTGAACTTCGCCTCGGACACGTTCATCGAGGAGGGGTACGGCTCGCGCCTGCTCGCGGCCGTGTTCGCCTTCGAGGGCCGCGGTCAGCCCGCCGACTGGATCTACTCGTTCCGCCGCGGGACCTTTTATCCGTTCGCGCCGAAGCCGGACGCCAGCCACGAGCGCGACAACCAACTGGAGCTGAAGCTGTCGAGCGTGCTCGACGGCGAACTTGAAGTCGAGGACGACAAGGAGTACTGGTACCCGCTCTGGCCCAGCGAGGGCGGTCGGCATCCCTGGGAGTAGCGTGAGAGGGCGTCTCTCGATGTTTCGGTTGACGCACCACCGAGGGATCTTCTGATTCTGGAACCGGGGTGAACACCTCGAAAGCCCCCGCTCGCTCCGGTCGAGGGGCTTGCTGCGCGCGCTCCCTTCGGTCGCGTGCTTACGGCGCCCGTCTTCCCGGAGCGAGCGGCCCCTTTCAGTCCCACCCATGTCGGCTGGTCGATCAAGCGTAGGGGTGGGACTGAAAGGGGCTGACGCCTCGACGTACCCGGACGAAGCAAGCACCGCAGCCGCCGAAGGCCGAGGAGCGAAGCGAGTCCCGGAAGTCGAGGCGTCAGGGGCTTTCGAGGTGTCGTTGATCGCGGTGACAGAGAAAACGAGTCAGCTAGTAACCGCTAATCCTCACTCCGAAACGTCGAGGAACGGAATCGTCGCGAGCGCTTCGTCGTCGTACGCGAGCGCCTCGGCGCGACTCAGTCCGGTCGGCGTCACCAGATCGAGCACGTTCGGATTGAGGTCGTCGTCGCGGCCGCCGCCGAACGTCCACTGCCCGGCGTCGGCCTCGACCTGCCGGACGTGAGCGTGCTGGGTCTCGTCGAACGCGGTCACCAGCGGAACGATCTCGGCGTCTTCGAGATCCGGCAGGGCGTCCGTGTCGACCCAGACGAGCACGGCGTCCCGATCGGACAGCACCTCCGCGCCGCCGGTCGCGCGCACGTCGCCGTAGGCACTCTCGACGGTGACGCCGCCCATCGGTCGGGCGAGCAC containing:
- the pspAB gene encoding PspA-associated protein PspAB, whose translation is MGLLDGLRSIFGTRAESDATSGADPDDLFGMSTAYLTMAADLGYEPTGHAALCFAEVDSHEFAGTVSDVRAILSAGEAETGTVSRFVDDDHGYRWVVFEDEDDFEDLVTNLNFASDTFIEEGYGSRLLAAVFAFEGRGQPADWIYSFRRGTFYPFAPKPDASHERDNQLELKLSSVLDGELEVEDDKEYWYPLWPSEGGRHPWE